The stretch of DNA TAGCTTGGACTATTGATAAACAGGATGATATTGGTATTCAGCCTCAACAGCCAAAGATTGGGATCAAGGAAGCTTTATCGAAAGAATTTGACCCAGAGCTACAATAAAAAGAAAAACTTATTTGGGTTCTTAATTTTAAATCATTGTTTTTTCAATTGATATACAGGTAGTGGCACTAAGGAAAATTCATCAGGATCTTCAGGGTGTATATCAAACATCAACATCCAGTAGTACCCTGTAGGCGTAAATAGAAGGTTCGTGTCACCAAGGGCAGTCTGGGGGTGAAACAATTGATAGACAAGGATTCTAGCCTCAGAATAAGTTCTATCTCTGATTCTCCATTTTCACCCTGAGCAATAATTTTTTTAAATATATCTTTGCAGCAATTCTCATTTTGGAAAAAATAAGAATTTTAGTTCTGTATTGAAACTAAAAAAGTAAGAGAGATTTAAAATAGATTAAGCACAAATACTTACGATTAAATCAGAGAGGACGATAGTTACAGAGTCAAATTATACTACAATTAGTTTGAGAAAGAGCTAATGGTCTAAAATTGTAGGACTACATGGAAATATTGCCTGTTACCATATCGCCATCAGAATTAATTGAATTTCTTTTTCTTGAATTGAATAATTTACCAGATGATAGAAAAGGGTTAAATAAAACTTATGAAATACGAGATATGGTGATAGCTGCGTTTTCTGTATTTTTTACGCAATGTCCTTCTTTTTTAGAACATCAAACGATGCGTCTTATTTGTTGGATGCGATTTTAGATAATGAAACTGAACTTTCTAACAAGAGAGCATACTACTGATACGGCAGGTTATACTGAGTCATGTAGGTTTGCAATTCTAGCAAGCCTAAGTACCAACCCAGGGAAAGATTAGTTGAACCACGATCATTGATTTGATTTATTTTTTTAATAACTTCAGCTTTGGGAACTTGAGGGTTAACAATTACCTCCGCCTCATCATCAAAAACGACGACAGTCAATAAATCTTTCTCGCCTAACTGTTTAAAAATATCTATACAACTTTTTTTTGCGGTTTCGAGTTTTTCTCCGCTCATGCTCCCACTTCGGTCTATGACAAGGCATAAATTCAACGCTTTTTTTGTGTCGAGTTCATCGATTGATTGGTTTGAGCGTATTTCTATAACAACGTCTAGCTCTGATGTTGTATCATTTCTAACTATTGGTCTTTCTGTGAAAATATCAAGCTTTATCTGTTCTTTCTTCATCTTTTAAAACTCCTAAAGAAAAGTGGCTTCAAGTTTTTTAAACAAGGCTCTGAGGTAAATTGGGGACAGTTTTATTGTCGGCTACAAAGTCTAACTGCTGTTTTACAGAATCTCGGTCATATTTGTTATAAATTTTTACAGTTGAATTTTTTAACTTTTTGCGGAATCAAATAGGGGTAAAGCCGAGATCCGTTTAAATTTTCACAAAAAGTTAAAAAACTTTAATTTTCTTAATTTTACATCGTCTTAAATTTGGTACGTATTTCGTCTTTACCTCATCTTAAGCTTACTTCTAATTTGATTAAACATCAATCCTGTAACATTAATTTTAAAAAATTGATATAAAGCTTAAAGATTTTTTCAATTGTTTTAATCATTGTTTTGAAGTAAAACTCAGGATTATTTTCTGAAGTTGGTATTGATTTAATTTTTGATTAGGGTTGATTCAGAAATAGAATATCATAATTTATTTTGCCATACTCCAAACTCCAGTTGAAAAAAAACTGACTGATAGAAAAGTCTTTGTAATGGGAATACTTAAAGGGGTAAAACTAGCGAAGATACTGTTGGCGAAAGTAATCAATAAGCAATTCAAACATAATACAAAGCCGGCTGAATTAGTACATTTTTTCTGAATGGAAAATAAAAATTTATTCTTCTTTCCAAGTAATACATGGAAAATCCTTTGAGTTTTGTTTAAATACAAATGCACTGATCTTTTCTCGATGTATTATTCTCGAAACACGCTGAGATTACTTTCGCCAACAGTATCCGTAGACTCCCCTTGCTAGTTTTTCTACACTTATTAATTTTGTAATGACCATACAGTTGGCATTTAATCAATTTTTTTAAATTTATTGACCAGGTAAAACAATTCCCACATTTTGGGGGTGTAATACTCTATTTTAAGGCGAATATCGCTTTTCACTATTGTTGAAATCAAAAGGATCTCCTATAACTTGGTTCAACGATCTTCCAAATGAATTGTATAGCCAATCAATTAGTCCACTTGCAATTTGGTCTTGAAAGACTCTATAGTTTCTTTGATTTTTTTTGTATCCAATAACATCCAACAAATTAATCGGAATTAGGGGAGCATCCTTTCCAAAATAGAAAAAATGACGGGAAATTAAAACATTATTACTTTTAGTATCTGTGGTTAAGTTTTGCAGATTAACACTACCGTCGTCGTTGCTATGATGTGAGTCTGCTTGATACCATTTGTTTTGTACTGTGTCGTAGTGATAAATATTGTCTCCTACCATCATTTTTCTACTTCCGTTTCTTACAGGTTTTTTGTCAAAATATTTTGGGTTCGACCAGTATTCGTTGAATGTAATTTTTTCAGTAATACACATCGCGTATATACACCGAGCAGTGGCTTTTAAGCGAGAGCCTCCCACGCCAATGACCCAATCTTTCACCTCAGCTTTGTGTCGTATTCGAGGTTTACACGTTGCTAAGGTGCAGTAACCATGAAAAGGATTTGGGGCGAACCCGTAGTCACGATCAACTACATATATATAAATCTTACTCATCGATCAACATGTCAGTGATGTTCGGGTGTGAGCGGCCTGCCTTGGAGAGCCGTCTGGGTTCTGAAATGAATTCGCAGTCCCATCTATTGCAGCCATTATGCAATTAGTATCCCAGCCGCAGATTGCTGAGGCATACTTTTCAAGAGCAGGCGGCTTATCAGCCTCTGTTCCCCCTCGAATATAGACTCCTACAATTCTCTTTCCCTGCTTATTCGCTTGTTCGATTTCCCAATTTACCCAAGGTCTTGAATGAGTGTCCTTGCCAATCAGCACAACAACTGTACCCGCCCAAGAAATCTTCATGCGAAGCAAGCGTCGGATTGTTTCATCTTTCACCAATCCTTGCTCCAATCGTCTCTGGTTCGCGGGTTTTGCCCTGATTGAACTGTTGCGAATATCATAGCCACTCCGCGACAAAAGAGATACTAGCTTGTCAACCTCAGCATCATCGGCGTGGTGATGACTGATGAAAATATGCCTTCGCTTACTTTCTGAATCCATAACGGTAAAAAGTTTGTTGAGTTGGAAGTTTCAAAGTAACTTAAGGATAGGTTTTTCAAAATCTCTTAGCAAGAATTTCCGCAATATTATTGGAAACTTGCCAAGTGATTAAAAAAGGGAATTACAACGCAGGTTCGATTTTGACAGAAGCAAGACAACAGTTTTCGGCTGCTAGTAATTCATTATAAATGATATTCTAACACAGTGTATCAGCTTCCCTAACTGCTAAACCCTTCGTTGTCGGTTTGCCAAAGAATATATTGGATAACAAACAGAATTAATAGTTGTCTAATAGCGTTAGTTACCTACCGGCTAATAGTAGGGAACGTTCATCAAGATTCACAATAACTTTCCCCCCTTGATTCTCTTTGACCTGTCTCCAGATTTCGTAACCAGTAAGAATGGCTTGTTCCCAATCGCCAAGTGAACATCTAGCAACTTCTAAATGCGAGGTTATATTTTTTATAGTCTTAAGTAACTGGTAATCAACTGTTAA from Gloeothece citriformis PCC 7424 encodes:
- a CDS encoding VWA domain-containing protein, producing the protein MKKEQIKLDIFTERPIVRNDTTSELDVVIEIRSNQSIDELDTKKALNLCLVIDRSGSMSGEKLETAKKSCIDIFKQLGEKDLLTVVVFDDEAEVIVNPQVPKAEVIKKINQINDRGSTNLSLGWYLGLLELQTYMTQYNLPYQ
- a CDS encoding TIR domain-containing protein, with the translated sequence MDSESKRRHIFISHHHADDAEVDKLVSLLSRSGYDIRNSSIRAKPANQRRLEQGLVKDETIRRLLRMKISWAGTVVVLIGKDTHSRPWVNWEIEQANKQGKRIVGVYIRGGTEADKPPALEKYASAICGWDTNCIMAAIDGTANSFQNPDGSPRQAAHTRTSLTC